The sequence GATAGAGCCTATCGTGTGATGCAGGAATTGTATAAAATGAAACGCATTGACATAGCTGCACTGAGAGAAGCGTACAAGGGATAAGATAAAAATGCTTTTTTCTCGCCGTTTATTCGGATAAAGAGCGCTAAACAAAACTAATCTTTAGTTTTGTTTAGCGCTCTTTATTTACTTCTCTTTGCAAACGGTTGATATGCAATCCCACGACTTTCGCACCAATGAATGATTTCAGGAGAAAAAATAATATCAGTTGTTGTAAGCTCAGCTGTGGTTTTCTTTCCTAGTAATGTATACAACATTTTAAGTTCATCTTCCCATTGCTTAACAAGTGCAATCGTTTTATCAAGACCATGTGTCATTAGCTGATTTAAGATAGTCCCAGCTATACCAACACTTTTAGCACCTAAACTCAGTGCTTTGACAATATCTAGTGATTGCCGAACGCCACCAGAGGCTAAAACGTCAAGGTCACGATGCCAATTCGCCGCTTCCAAGAGTGAGAGGACCGTTGATTGCCCCCAATCAGTTAAAAAGCCAAGCTCTCGTTTCTTACGCCGTGCATTTTCAATTTGGGTAAAACTTGTTCCGCCTTGGCCACTCACATCAACTGCTTTGACACCGCGCCGAACTAATTGTTCAATCGTCTCACTACTCATGCCAAAACCAACTTCTTTGACAACAACTGGAACAGACAGTTGAGACGCAATATCTTCAATAGTATCTAGCCAACCATGAAAATCACGATCTCCTTCTGGCATTACCAGTTCTTGAGGAACATTCACATGAATTTGGAGTCCATCAGCATGAAAAAGTTCGACAGCTCTTTTGGCTTCTTCTAAAGAAAGTCCGGCGCCAATATTCGCGAAAATCACGCCTTCAGGATTTTCTTTGCGCATGATTTGGTAAGTTTCTGCTACGTCAGGATTTTTCAAAGCAGCGTTAACAGATCCTGTTGCCACCATGATACCCGTTTCTCTAGCTATGATGCCTAATTGCTGATTGATTTCTTTCGCACGATCACTACCGCCGGTCATAGCATTGATATAAAACGGCTGTTTGAAAGAGAAATCAAGAAAAGATGTTGAAATATCAACGTCATCCAGTGCTACTTCGGAAAATGAATGATGAACAAAACGGATTTGGTCGAAGTCATTGGTTTTATCTTTATGAAAGGCTTTTGCCAAAGAGATATGTTCATCTTTTCGATTCATCTTTTTCCTGCTTTCCGTAAAAATATACATGTAATGGTAAAGGCGTGATGCCTTCTTTTTCCCAAGAGCTCATTAAAGGTAAGATACCAGATTTTTGTTTAAATAAGACAATGCCGCAATCGCCGCCACCTGCGCCAGAGGATTTCGCTGCACCACCACAAGTTTGTGCTAAATTACATAATTTTTTTAGGGCAGGAGTTTCGATCATAACACCTGTGATCGATGTTAGTTGTTGGAGTAATTGCCGGTTTTTCCGGATTTGTGTTTGGATCAATGTGATATTTTCTGTCTGAAAGCCTGTGATCATCGTTTCGACACACGATTTACTTTCATCTAAAAATTGCTGATAGGCTGTTTCTTGGACTTCTTTTGATTGGTTGACTTGATCGACTAAATCAGATGTAGAAGCAGGACTTCCCGTCCAGCCAATCAGCAGCCGTAGTTTTTTGGGAACTGTCAGTGTTTGGATCATTAATTTTGGCCATGCTGCTTGAAGTAATGCAGTCAGTGTTTGTTTTTGAGCCTGATCATTAACCCACTGATGATCGAAAGTTGAAAAGGCGATCCAACCGCCGTAACAGCTTGCTGCGATATCTCCGCAAGAGCCATTTCCTTGAACCTCTAAATGAGCTAGTGCGGAAAGTTTGAATATTTCTTCTTCAGTTAACTCTAAGCCGTAAAAAAGACCCAACGCTTTTACAGTTGCAACAGTTACAGCACCACTGGAGCCTAAGCCATATTTTCGTCCGTTTGAATTGTCTAATTCACTAGTGACTTTTAAGTGATAGAAAGACAACTCTTTATGTTGTTCTTGCGCATATTTTTCAGTTAAGCGAATTGCTGCCAATACATAGTGAAAGGGATTTTCCCGAATATCTAAAACGAGTTCGTTATTTCTTCTTGTCCAACGTACAGGTAATGAACTGTATTGGGCAGACTGAATACTACCGACATTTTCAGCTGATTCAAGCGTGACCGTTACAAATTGATCCACTGCAACGATGATTGCTGGATGTCCTGGTTCAACAACGGCATATTCTCCAGCAATAAATAACTTACCAGGTGTGGAAACTTCTATCATAAATCTTCCGACCTTTCTATAGGAATTGCTTCAATTCCGGGTCCTGCAAAAGCCGTAATCAGCTTTTGCTCAGGCAAATATTCTGCTAAAAAGTTCTTTAAAGCAGTCAGATTTTTCTTTTCTACTAAAATTTTAACATTCGGTCCAGCATCCATTGTAAAGTAGCAAGGTAGACCGGCTTGTCTGGCTGAACGGACTAACTGCATAACGTTAAGACTTTCTGGTGACCAGTAAGTAAACGGTGGTACGGCAGCTAAGGTAGTACCATGCATGCGCAAACCATTTGCTTCAGCGACTTCCCCTAATTTGTTAAAGTCTCTTTCCTTAATTGCTTCTTTGGCTATTGCTAAATCTGCTTCGACATTTTCTAACCAACCAGAGTAAAAACTTGATGTTTCAACGGTTCGTTTCATACCATCACGGCTGGAAATATCTTTCACTCCATCATCAACTAAAACGAATAACATCGCTAACTCGTTTTCCCAGCCCTCAGAAGGAATCGCTTTTGCAAATGAGGTTTGATCAGAGTCGCCTTTTTGCCATTCAGCAAATCCACCAAAAATACTGCGGCAGGCAGATCCAGAACCACGTCTAGCTAAACGAGATAGTTCTGTCTCAGTTAACTGCAAATCTAATGCTTCACTACAAGCACCAGCGAGAGCCGCTAAACCGCTAGCGGAAGAAGCTAAACCAGCTGCAGTCGGGACAAAGTTTTGACTGTCGACTCTTGCAAATAATGATAGATTTTGCTGTTGGCGAATGAGATCTAAGAATTTAGAAATTTTTGCTGTTTGCTTAGAATCTTGTTTTTTTCCATCTAAAACGAAGAGATCTTCTGTTAATGATTTATCGAAATAGACACTAGTTTCAGTATAAAAAGCATCCAATGTTAAAGAAAGACTGCTATTCATAGGCAATATCAAGCGTTCATCTTTTTTTCCCCAATATTTGATCAACGCAATATTTGTATAAGCTCTTGCTTTTCCAACATACATTATTTTTTCACTCCTAATGATTGAATCCAAGTGGCAAAAGCTCCAGCAGACTTTAGTGCAGCAGCAATTTTTACTGCTTGTTCTTTAGATTCTGCTAAAGCAATCATACAGCCGCCGCGGCCGCCACCTGTTAATTTTGCGCCTATTGCGCCATGTTCTCTGGCAGTTATAACTAACTGATCTAATTGGTCATTGCTGACAGTAAGTGATTTAAGCTGATCGTGTGCCTGATTCATTACGTTTCCTAATGTATGAACATCGTCTTTAGAAATAGCTTGTTTCGCAAGTTTAGTCAACCGACCTAATTCAGTAATATGTTGTGAGATTTCTTTTTTATTTTGCTCAAAAAGATGAGCTACGTCGCTGACGGCAGCTCTCGTTTGTCCTTTGATTCCAGTGTCAGCAACGATCAAAAAAGCATTGGAAACATTCATTGGGAATGATTCTAATGGATGATTTTTTATGAAAAATAACGGTTCGTTTCCACTAGTTGCAGCTGCATCAATACCACTAGGGTTACCGTGAGCAATTTTTTCAGCTCGATTGACTAAATGGAGCAGTGTTTCTGGTGAACAAGGAACCTCAAAATAATCAAATAAAGCACGAACGATAGAAACAGCAACAGCAGCGCTTGACCCCATACCACGCTCTGCTGGAATTGTACTAGTGATGGTGATTTTAAACGTCATATTTTTCTGGTGAAGTTCAATCAAGGCTTGATTGATGACTTCTTTAACACTTTTTAATTGTGGCGGAACTTCTGAAAGTGCTCCTGAATAATAATGACAATCCAGTATCATGGTACTGTCAGGTTCAACCTTTGTTGAAATGAAGGTTTCCTGAAATGGGATGGCAATTGCAGGTTCGCCGTAAACGACAGAATGTTCACCCATCAGTATAATCTTTCCAGAGGCTTGCCCATGACCAATTTTTTCTTTATTCATTTTAATAAACAGTCCTTTGTTTAAATATCAAGTGTGTGATGATCTAAGTTGCTGCATAAAGAATCATAAAATGAACGCCAAAAATTCAGTCCATTTATTAAGAGTACCATAAACGATTCATACCAGCAAAACGCCTAAAATAGTCATTAGCCCTAGATATATGCAAAAGCTAATAGTGCCTCATGTAATGTGTATAGTTCATAGCGATATATAAGTAATAATTGAAACGATGATCGAAGTAAACAGAATTGGCAAAAATGTGCCACCATTCCTAAGAGTATCGTCCATTGTAAAATCCTATTATTGAATGAGAATTGCTCTCAAGCTACATTAGTTTACCAAAAAAGCTTATGAAATAAAATTTTTAGATTCTATTTAAGGAAAAAATTAACTTCTCATTAATATCTACAAGCAAAAAAAGAAAGAGCGAAGGAAAATAGCTGAAATTTAGCTCCGATTTTTCTGCTTAATTATTCTTCAATAATTAAGCCCAAACCCGCAGCAATCGTAATTGCCTGTTCTTGTGTTACGTTTAATCCTTTGAGTAATTCTTGTGAAAAAGCAATTTTTTCAAAGGTACTTTTTGTTAAATCAAGACCAGCCAATTTTGTATGGAACCAGTTACTTCCAGTCAATGAACAATTATCTAATAATAGATTGTTCCAAGTGACTTCAACAAATTCTGTATCGTTCAAACTGGTTTGTTTAAATTGAACGACTTTTTGATTTGTAGCGCTGAAAGAAGTATAGTCTGCTAAACAATCTTCAAATAAGCAATCTCGTAAATAACTTTCCGCAAAATTTGTTCCAGTTAATTTACATTGACGAAAATGGACTTGATGAAAGCTAGCGCCAATCCACTCTGTATTTGATAGGTCACAATGATCAAAAATCACATTGCTACACTCAAATCGCTCTAAATGATTTCGATTCATAGTCAATTTTTCAAACTGACATTCCCTAAAAACTAAATTTCGGACATCTTGATAACTTAGATCTTGCTCTTTGACAGATAAGCCTTCAATAATAACTTCATCATCTAGAGAAATAAAATCAGTTTCAGTTAGTTTAGGTAATAACGGTGCAACAGGCTTTTTGATTTTCATAAATAAACCCTCCAAATAAGTGTGATTGATGAATGAGGCAAAACTATTCTGTTTCTTTATCTAAATTTTCATTTAATTGATACGCACGATTATAAAATTTTAAGCAGGTTGTTAACACATACGCTCCTAGAAGGCCTAAAAGACTGCCTAAAACAATCCCAATCAAACGATAATTCAGTAAACTGACTAAATATTGATGACGAGCTAGGTTAGCAAGTAGTAATGACATTGGCGTAGTAAAAAAATTTGCAATCGTATAATTTCTTTTGATAAAAAATTCTACAGTCAAAAAGAAAAAGCAAATCAGAAAAATTGTTTCTAGAGAAGTAAAAGAAATACTCAATAAAAGAGCTGCAATCAACAGTCCAATCATTGTCCCTAAGATTCTCTGAATATTTCGATGCATGACTGCTCGTAAATTATCCCCTTGTAAAACTGCAGCACACGAAACGATCATCCAATAAGCATTCGTTAGATGTAAAGACTGACTGATGTAGGTTGCTAAAAATAAAATAGCTGCATAATGTAAAGCATCTAAAAGTGCCGCAGGATCTGTATATAGTCGCTCTTGTAAGGAAACTTTTTTTTCTGGTTCAACGACTTGACCTTCAACAAAGTATAAGATGACGGCCACCACAAGAGAGGTTAAAACACCTAATAAAACATAACTCATCATGATTGGAACTTTTTCCAAAGGAATTTTAGTCCCACTACCCATAGCGGTGACCATGACAATAAAAAAAGCCCCAGGCTTTGCAATTCTATACAACCTAAAAATAATTCTGGCAAAAAAGGAAATCAACGCTATAGCGATTGGAATAACCCAAGGAATATGAGTACTCAAGACACCAATCAGGTTGCCAAAAAGTAAAAATCCACCAACGGAACTTAAACGAATCAGCAGTTCGTTTAATGGAAGAGTTTGATAGTAGAGAAAAGTAAAAATCCCAAGTGAGCCGAAACTTCCAATCAATAAATTATTTGAGAAATAGCCAATAAATAGCGGTACGGCCATACAGATACCGGCACCAATCAAGCGAAAAGGTGCTTTTTGAGGTTTGTGGAATGTAGTTAATTCTTTGAAAAATGATGAACGATGCATCTGATCACTCCTTACTATTGTTATGAAACACGGAAAATATATTTAAAATTAGTTGGTAACTAGATAAGCCAAAGCGAAAAAAAAGATGGCTTACTAGCAGTACGGTCTGTTTCTTCCATTACTAATCTAACATACTTTTTTATAAGAAAACAATCGCTTTTTATCTAATCTGGTTTTACGAGCTAACCTTTCGAAAAAAAAAGAGAAAGCTTGATTGTGGCAAAAGTGCCATTCTCCTACTTTTCTGTCAAAGCTAAACGAGCACGTACCGCTTGTTATGACCATTTCTAAGAAATTGCTTCTAATGAAGGTACAATTTAATGATGTAAGTATTAAAAAAAAATAAGATTATTCTTGATTTTTTAATTTAAAAATTGTAAACTATATCTCAGTACAGTAAATAATTATTAAATTCTGATTTTTCAGAAAATACTTAGGGTCTTTTAGGGAGGAAAAAAGAATGAAGTTAAAGAAGTCATTTGCTTTTGGATTCATCACTTTATTTAGTTTAACACTCGCAGCGTGCGGTAACGGCGGTGGAAATACAGACGATACAGGCAGCTCAAAAGCAGCCGATGGAAAACCAAGCGGAGAGCAAGTATTCCGTGTCAATGTTTTACAAGAAATGCCAAGTGCCGACTTATCAGTAGCGACAGATGTTATCAGCTTCACTGCTTTAAACAATGTATATGAAGGAATCTATCGTTTGAATCTAGATAATAAACCAGAACCTGCTGGAGCAGCTGAAAAAGCTGAAGTCAGCGATGATGGCGTTACGTATAAAATCAAGCTAAACGAAAAATCTAAATGGTCAGACGGAAAACCCGTAAAAGCAGAAGACTATGTCTATGGATGGCAACGTACAGTTGATCCAGCGACGGCTTCAGAATATGCCTACCTTTATGAATCTGTAAAAAATGGTGCGGATATCGCAGCCGGTAAGAAAGACAAAGCGGAACTTGGAATCAAAGCGACAGGTGATTATGAATTAGAAGTTACATTAGAAAAAGCAACGCCTTATTTTGATTACCTATTAGCGTTCCCATCATTCTTCCCACAAAGAAAAGACATCGTGGAAAAATATGGTAAAGAATACGCAGCAAATAGCGATAACTCAGTTTACAACGGCCCGTTTGTCTTAGATGGATTTGATGGAGCAGGAACGGATACTGAATGGTCATATAAGAAAAACAAAGAATATTGGGATGCAGATTCTGTAAAATTGGACGAAGTAAAAACGAATGTTGTGAAAGAAGCACCAACTTCATATAACTTATTCCAAGATGGACAAGCAGATGATGTAACATTAACTGGTGAGTTAGCGCAACAAGCAGCCAATGATCCAGCTCTTGTGATCCAAAAAGAAGCATCGACTCAATATATGGAATTAAATCAAATCGACGAAAATTCACCATATAGAAATGAGAACTTAAGAAAAGCTATTTCTTATTCAATCGACCGTAAATCGTTAGTTGAACAAATCTTAGGTGATGGATCAGTAGAACCTAAAGGGTTAGTTCCAGCAGATATGTCTAAATCTCCAGATGGAAAAGAAGACTTCACGAAAGCGGCAGATGATAAAATTGCTTATGATAAAGAAAAAGCAAAAGAACATTGGGAAAAAGCGAAGAAAGAATTGGGTATCAAAACATTAGATATCGATATCTTATCTTCTGATGCAGATTCATCTAAGAAAACAGTAGAATATATCCAAGGTGCGATCCAAGATACTTTAGAAGGAACAAAAGTAACCGTAAGTCCAGTACCATTTGCTGTTCGTTTAGACCGTTCTAATAAAGGTGACTTTAAAGCAGTTATCGGTGGTTGGGGAGCTGACTACGTAGATCCAAGTAGTTTCTTAGATCTATTCCAAACAGGTGTTCCATATAACCGTGGACATTACAGCAATCCTGAATACGACAAAGCATTAAAAGCTGCGTCAACTACAAATGCTAATGATCCTGAAAAACGTTGGGATAACTTAGTAGATGCAGAGAAAATAATCATGGGCGACATGGGTGTGATTCCTCTTTACCAAAAAGCTGAAGCGCACTTACGTGCTGAAAAAGTGAAAGATGTTGGTTTCCATCCAGCAGGTGCGCAATACGATTACAAATGGACTTATATTTCAGAATAGTCTGAAATAGTTTTCAATAGTAAAAGGACCTTTGCCCTCTTTGAATAAAAAGGCAACGGTCCTCTTGCTATCTTTGCTCATAAAAAGTAAAATAATAAAGAAACAATAGAGACAATCAGTAAAATACCTCCAGTTTCAAGCCAGTAAAGCTGATGTGCTTTGCCAATTTCTGAAAATGGAATGAATTCTTTCGGTTCATTTTTCTTTCTAAAACGAAAATGCATTTTCATAAAACGTTGGAAATTATCAAAAAATCCTGAGGACATAATCCACATGGCTAAGCCGATAATCAGAAAGAATAATGAAACGATGAAGAAGGTATCAGATATAGAACGGATAGTCAGTGACTGTTTTATCAATAGGTAAGTAAAAATACCGATGCTTGAGACCGCTGAGGTAATCAAGGGCCATTTTAAATTTTTCATGTGCTCATCCTTACTTAATTTTCTATCCTTACTTTATCGAAAAATACTGATGAAGTCAAAATAATCTCGGAGGTGTCATTCTTGAACAGTTTTGGAAAATATTTTCTTAAACGGGTCTTCTTCATGATCATCACATTGTGGCTGATCGCAACGATTACGTTTTTCTTAATGCAATTATTACCAGGTACTCCTTATACCAACCAAGAAAAACTTAGTCCAGAAACAATCGCTATGCTGAACAAGCAATCTGGTTTAGATAAGCCAGTGATCGTTCAATATGGAATTTACTTAAAAAATCTTCTAGTTGGTGACTTTGGTATTTCATTCCAATTTAAAAACCAACCAGTAGCAAAACTTTTGGCAGGTCGTATTGGGCCTTCTGTCCAATTAGGCGCACAAGCCATCATCTTTGGTACGCTAGTCGGTATTTTACTAGGGATCATTGCCGCAATGCGCCAAAACACATGGGTGGATACAGTAGCGACGTTAATGGCAATTTTAGGACGTTCGATTCCTAACTTCGTCTTTGCGGTACTACTGCAATATATCTTTGCCATGAAATTAAAAGTGTTGCCAATCGCAATGTGGAATGGATTTGCTTACACGATTCTCCCAACGATTGCTCTGGCAATGAGTCCAATGGCCGATTCCGCCAGGTTTATACGAACCGAGATGGTCGAAGTTTTACATAGTGATTATGTAGAGTTGGCTCGTGCCAAAGGCTTAAGCCGCTGGCAAGTTGCCGTGAGACACGGACTTAGAAACAGTTTGATTCCTTTGATTACATTACTCGGCCCATTAGCCGTTGGTTTGATGACAGGATCTCTAGTTGTTGAAAATATTTTTGCGATCCCAGGTATTGGGGAGCAGTTCGTAAAATCAATCATGACCAATGACTACCCAACAATTATGGCCGTGACGATTTTATATTCTGCTTTGTTAGTATTTGTAATCTTGATCGTTGATTTACTTTATGGATTGATTGATCCAAGAATTCGTGTTTCAGGAGGTGCCAAAGGTTAATGGAAACAGTTGACTTAAATAATGTCCCAGAAAAAATCAAAAACATACCTGCAAATGACTTCCAGCCTTTGGATACATCAACAACCAAGGAACGTGAACGAATTGCAACGCCGTCACTAAGCTTTTTACAAGATTCTTGGCGTCGTTTGAAAAAGAATAAAGCTGCTGTGATTTCCTTGATTCTTTTAGGAATCATCATCTTTATTTCAATTATAACAATTTGGGTGTCACCACATGACCCAACACAACAAAATGTAGCGTACATCAATTTACCACCGCGTATTCCGTTTTTAGATAGTATCAATGGGTTTAACGGTACAGCCAATGTTGCTGGTAAAATGGTAGATAAGTACGCTCAAGCGAACGTTCCTGATAACGTGAATTTCTATCTTGGAACAGATGGCTTAGGCCGTGATGTATTGAGCCGTTTATTCATGGGAACACGTATCTCATTATTGATCGCATTTATCGCAGCTTTACTTGATATTACGATTGGTGTAACATATGGTTTGATTTCAGGACTATTAGGTGGACGTGTCGACACAGTGATGCAACGTATTTTAGAAGTTCTTTCTGGAATCCCTAACCTTGTTGTCATGATCTTGATGCTGACAGTTTTTGATCCAGGTATTTTATCGATCGTTTTAGCGATGGTTATTACTAACTGGATTTCAATGGCCAGAATCGTTCGGGCGCAGACCTTGAAATTAAAAGATCAAGAGTTCGTTTTAGCTGCCCAAACATTAGGTGAATCTCGTTTGAAGATTGCCGTAAAACATATTTTGCCGAATATCTCAAGCGTGATCATCGTTCAAATGATGTTCAGTATCCCGTCGGCCATTTTCTTCGAAGCGTTTCTAAGTTTCATCGGTTTAGGATTAAGACCGCCGACCGCTTCTCTTGGAACATTATTAAATGAAGGATATAAAACGTTCCGTTTCCTTCCATATTTGATGTGGATTCCTGCCGTAACTTTGTCAGTCGTAATGATTTGTTTCAACTTGTTAGCTGACGGACTACGTGATGCCTTCGATCCTAAGATGAAAGAGTAGAGTGAATGACTATGGAAAAAGTATTAGAAGTAAAAGACTTACAGATTTCTTTTGATACGTTTGCTGGAAAAGTAAATGCTATTCGTGGTGTGAGCTTTGAATTGTTCAAAGGGGAAACTCTTGCGATCGTAGGAGAGTCTGGTAGTGGTAAATCAGTAACTACTAGAAGTATCATGCGATTATTGAGCAGCAATGCAAACATTGACAATGGAGAAATTCTGTTTAAAGGTGAAGATATCGTACACAAAACGGAAAAACAAATGCAAACCATTCGTGGGAAAGAAATTGCAATGATTTTCCAAGATCCAATGACCTCATTGGACCCAACAATGCCGATTGGCAAACAAGTTGCTGAATCGTTGATCAAACACAATAAAGTGTCGAAAAAAGAAGGGCTAGATCAAGCATTAGAATTATTAAAATTAGTAGGGATTCCAAACGCTGAAAAACGTTTGAAAAACTACCCTCACCAATTTTCTGGCGGACAACGTCAACGTATCGTCATTGCGATTGCGTTGATTTGTTACCCAGAAGTTTTAATTGCAGATGAGCCGACAACAGCTTTGGATGTTACGATCCAAGCGCAAATTTTAGAATTATTAAAAGACTTACAACAAAAAATCAGCACATCGATTATCTTTATCACCCATGATTTAGGTGTAGTAGCAAACGTGGCTGATCGTGTAGCCGTTATGTATGGCGGACGTTTAGTGGAAGTAGGAACATCAGAAGAGATTTTCTA is a genomic window of Enterococcus haemoperoxidus ATCC BAA-382 containing:
- the fni gene encoding type 2 isopentenyl-diphosphate Delta-isomerase; the protein is MNRKDEHISLAKAFHKDKTNDFDQIRFVHHSFSEVALDDVDISTSFLDFSFKQPFYINAMTGGSDRAKEINQQLGIIARETGIMVATGSVNAALKNPDVAETYQIMRKENPEGVIFANIGAGLSLEEAKRAVELFHADGLQIHVNVPQELVMPEGDRDFHGWLDTIEDIASQLSVPVVVKEVGFGMSSETIEQLVRRGVKAVDVSGQGGTSFTQIENARRKKRELGFLTDWGQSTVLSLLEAANWHRDLDVLASGGVRQSLDIVKALSLGAKSVGIAGTILNQLMTHGLDKTIALVKQWEDELKMLYTLLGKKTTAELTTTDIIFSPEIIHWCESRGIAYQPFAKRSK
- a CDS encoding phosphomevalonate kinase; translation: MIEVSTPGKLFIAGEYAVVEPGHPAIIVAVDQFVTVTLESAENVGSIQSAQYSSLPVRWTRRNNELVLDIRENPFHYVLAAIRLTEKYAQEQHKELSFYHLKVTSELDNSNGRKYGLGSSGAVTVATVKALGLFYGLELTEEEIFKLSALAHLEVQGNGSCGDIAASCYGGWIAFSTFDHQWVNDQAQKQTLTALLQAAWPKLMIQTLTVPKKLRLLIGWTGSPASTSDLVDQVNQSKEVQETAYQQFLDESKSCVETMITGFQTENITLIQTQIRKNRQLLQQLTSITGVMIETPALKKLCNLAQTCGGAAKSSGAGGGDCGIVLFKQKSGILPLMSSWEKEGITPLPLHVYFYGKQEKDESKR
- the mvaD gene encoding diphosphomevalonate decarboxylase codes for the protein MYVGKARAYTNIALIKYWGKKDERLILPMNSSLSLTLDAFYTETSVYFDKSLTEDLFVLDGKKQDSKQTAKISKFLDLIRQQQNLSLFARVDSQNFVPTAAGLASSASGLAALAGACSEALDLQLTETELSRLARRGSGSACRSIFGGFAEWQKGDSDQTSFAKAIPSEGWENELAMLFVLVDDGVKDISSRDGMKRTVETSSFYSGWLENVEADLAIAKEAIKERDFNKLGEVAEANGLRMHGTTLAAVPPFTYWSPESLNVMQLVRSARQAGLPCYFTMDAGPNVKILVEKKNLTALKNFLAEYLPEQKLITAFAGPGIEAIPIERSEDL
- the mvk gene encoding mevalonate kinase — encoded protein: MNKEKIGHGQASGKIILMGEHSVVYGEPAIAIPFQETFISTKVEPDSTMILDCHYYSGALSEVPPQLKSVKEVINQALIELHQKNMTFKITITSTIPAERGMGSSAAVAVSIVRALFDYFEVPCSPETLLHLVNRAEKIAHGNPSGIDAAATSGNEPLFFIKNHPLESFPMNVSNAFLIVADTGIKGQTRAAVSDVAHLFEQNKKEISQHITELGRLTKLAKQAISKDDVHTLGNVMNQAHDQLKSLTVSNDQLDQLVITAREHGAIGAKLTGGGRGGCMIALAESKEQAVKIAAALKSAGAFATWIQSLGVKK
- a CDS encoding pentapeptide repeat-containing protein, whose amino-acid sequence is MKIKKPVAPLLPKLTETDFISLDDEVIIEGLSVKEQDLSYQDVRNLVFRECQFEKLTMNRNHLERFECSNVIFDHCDLSNTEWIGASFHQVHFRQCKLTGTNFAESYLRDCLFEDCLADYTSFSATNQKVVQFKQTSLNDTEFVEVTWNNLLLDNCSLTGSNWFHTKLAGLDLTKSTFEKIAFSQELLKGLNVTQEQAITIAAGLGLIIEE
- a CDS encoding FUSC family protein; this encodes MHRSSFFKELTTFHKPQKAPFRLIGAGICMAVPLFIGYFSNNLLIGSFGSLGIFTFLYYQTLPLNELLIRLSSVGGFLLFGNLIGVLSTHIPWVIPIAIALISFFARIIFRLYRIAKPGAFFIVMVTAMGSGTKIPLEKVPIMMSYVLLGVLTSLVVAVILYFVEGQVVEPEKKVSLQERLYTDPAALLDALHYAAILFLATYISQSLHLTNAYWMIVSCAAVLQGDNLRAVMHRNIQRILGTMIGLLIAALLLSISFTSLETIFLICFFFLTVEFFIKRNYTIANFFTTPMSLLLANLARHQYLVSLLNYRLIGIVLGSLLGLLGAYVLTTCLKFYNRAYQLNENLDKETE
- a CDS encoding peptide ABC transporter substrate-binding protein translates to MKLKKSFAFGFITLFSLTLAACGNGGGNTDDTGSSKAADGKPSGEQVFRVNVLQEMPSADLSVATDVISFTALNNVYEGIYRLNLDNKPEPAGAAEKAEVSDDGVTYKIKLNEKSKWSDGKPVKAEDYVYGWQRTVDPATASEYAYLYESVKNGADIAAGKKDKAELGIKATGDYELEVTLEKATPYFDYLLAFPSFFPQRKDIVEKYGKEYAANSDNSVYNGPFVLDGFDGAGTDTEWSYKKNKEYWDADSVKLDEVKTNVVKEAPTSYNLFQDGQADDVTLTGELAQQAANDPALVIQKEASTQYMELNQIDENSPYRNENLRKAISYSIDRKSLVEQILGDGSVEPKGLVPADMSKSPDGKEDFTKAADDKIAYDKEKAKEHWEKAKKELGIKTLDIDILSSDADSSKKTVEYIQGAIQDTLEGTKVTVSPVPFAVRLDRSNKGDFKAVIGGWGADYVDPSSFLDLFQTGVPYNRGHYSNPEYDKALKAASTTNANDPEKRWDNLVDAEKIIMGDMGVIPLYQKAEAHLRAEKVKDVGFHPAGAQYDYKWTYISE
- a CDS encoding DUF3899 domain-containing protein; amino-acid sequence: MKNLKWPLITSAVSSIGIFTYLLIKQSLTIRSISDTFFIVSLFFLIIGLAMWIMSSGFFDNFQRFMKMHFRFRKKNEPKEFIPFSEIGKAHQLYWLETGGILLIVSIVSLLFYFL
- the opp1B gene encoding oligopeptide ABC transporter permease Opp1B: MNSFGKYFLKRVFFMIITLWLIATITFFLMQLLPGTPYTNQEKLSPETIAMLNKQSGLDKPVIVQYGIYLKNLLVGDFGISFQFKNQPVAKLLAGRIGPSVQLGAQAIIFGTLVGILLGIIAAMRQNTWVDTVATLMAILGRSIPNFVFAVLLQYIFAMKLKVLPIAMWNGFAYTILPTIALAMSPMADSARFIRTEMVEVLHSDYVELARAKGLSRWQVAVRHGLRNSLIPLITLLGPLAVGLMTGSLVVENIFAIPGIGEQFVKSIMTNDYPTIMAVTILYSALLVFVILIVDLLYGLIDPRIRVSGGAKG
- the opp3C gene encoding oligopeptide ABC transporter permease: METVDLNNVPEKIKNIPANDFQPLDTSTTKERERIATPSLSFLQDSWRRLKKNKAAVISLILLGIIIFISIITIWVSPHDPTQQNVAYINLPPRIPFLDSINGFNGTANVAGKMVDKYAQANVPDNVNFYLGTDGLGRDVLSRLFMGTRISLLIAFIAALLDITIGVTYGLISGLLGGRVDTVMQRILEVLSGIPNLVVMILMLTVFDPGILSIVLAMVITNWISMARIVRAQTLKLKDQEFVLAAQTLGESRLKIAVKHILPNISSVIIVQMMFSIPSAIFFEAFLSFIGLGLRPPTASLGTLLNEGYKTFRFLPYLMWIPAVTLSVVMICFNLLADGLRDAFDPKMKE